The DNA region TTGGCGCCAGCCTGACGCTTTCTGCCAGTGGGAATCGTTATCTGCTGGTGATCCTCGATTCGCAAAGCCCGGCGTTGACGTTAAACAGCGTGAGCGCCATTGCCGAAAGCAGAGAACCGGAATCCGCCCGTATTGAGATCGGCGCGCAAGAAGAGAAGGTGTCAAATGACGAAGCGGTCTGGCACTGGGCGCAGCCGCAGCCGTTGACCTCGCTCAGAATCGATCTGGACGATGAAGGGGTTTTACCGGTAGAGCTGGCCTGGCGTAGCGCTGAAAAAGCGCCCTGGCAGCCGCTGACGAAAACCGTGCTTTACCGTCTGAACGGCAAGCGTTCGGAGGATATTCGCCTTTCCGGTCAACTGGTTGAGGCCGTTCGGATGACGACCATTAACGCCCGCCTGCCAGAGAGATTGCCCGCGTTGAGCGGGGCGCGGGACAGCTATCAACTGGTGTTCAATACGCAGGGGAAAGGGCCTTACATGCTGGCCTGGGGAAACCGGGCGGCGCAAAAAGCGGATATTGGTCTTGATCTGCTGATCCCGGCGTCGCTGCGTAAAACGCAGGATATTGACTCTCTGCCGGGGGCTATACCCCAGGATGATGTCGCGCTCGGCGGCGAGGCGCGACTGACGGCAACATCGGCTGCAGAGCAACAAAGTCAGTGGAAAACGGTGCTGGTGTGGGGGGCGCTGATACTCGGTGTCGCCGCGCTGGCGCTGATGGCGTGGCGTATCTGGCGGGAAGTCAAAAAGGACAGCACGCAGTAAGTCATAAAAAGGCTCGCCGTGGCGAGCCGGTCAGGTTATTAGCAAGATATCGCCCGCCCCGGCGTTGACCGGCGGCGGGTTTCTCCCTGAGACTGAGATGGCGTCAGTCTGTAAAGCCACACGTTTCTAATAGCGGTTTTGCGAGCCAAAAAGCTCGATGCGCCGCGCAATCATCTCGCGTACCGGTTTCAGCCCCTGATTGATCACTTTGCGTGGATCGTTTACGTCGTGACCGGTGTCGGCGGCAAATATCTCTTTCACTTCCTGGCACCAGGCGTACATATTTTCAGTATTGACGTTAATTTTTGCTGTACCGCAGGCAATGGCTTTACGCATGTCGTCGTCGGCAATACCGGTGCCGCCATGCAATACCAGAGGCACTTGTACCAGCCCGGAAATGGTTTTCATCTCCGTAAACCCCAGTTTAGCTTTGCCTTTATACAGTCCATGAGTTGAACCCAGCGCGGCGGCCAGACAATCGACCTGGGTTTCTTTGACCAGGGTGTAGCACTCCTGGGGATCGGCGTAAATCACCTCGGAATTGACAATGCCGTCTTCGCTGCCGGCGATGGTGCCGAGTTCCGCCTCAACCGAAATACCTTTGCTGTGGGCCAGTTCCACCAGATGACGGGTGATGGCCAGGTTCTCGTTAAACGGCAGATGCGAACCATCAAACATAATAGAACTGAATCCGGCTTCAATAGCCGCTTCGCAAGCTTCGCGGGTGGTTCCATGATCCAGGTGCAGTGCGACCGGAATATCAATGTTTAAATAATCCATCGCATTAACCACGATGTCATGAATACATTTTAATCCCAGCATATGTTTAACCGTACCGCCGGAAACACCTAAAATAACCGGAGAGCGCAGTTGTTGTCCGGTGCTTAATACGGCACCGACCCATTCCAGATTATTAATATTGAATTGCCCTACGGCATAACCGTCCCGTAGGGCATGCTGAAGCATGTCCTTCATAGAAACTAACATAATCACCTCTTGATATTAATTAAAAGCAATTACTCGCCATAATATTGCTTTAAATTTCTTTCATAGCTATTCAACGAGTTGTGGACAACGGCAAGGTCCGGCATTGATTCGCGTACGCCTTTTTTTTCTATGGAAATTGCGGCGGTCAGGCTGGCAAATAAGATAATATTATCAATATGCCATGAGTAATGAACACCGTAAGTAAAGGCTCCGTGAAATACATCTCCTGCACCCGTGGTATCAACGGCATTGCACAGCCAGGCAGGAACAATTTGCAGCATCCCATTTTTTAATAGCGCACAACCCTTTTCTCCGAGTGTAATAAATGCTTCCCCGCGACAAATTTTATTTAACTCGACCAGTGCTGCTTTAATTTCCGCTTCGGTACTCAACGCGTGGTATCCCATATAGTCACGGGCAAAATGCTCGCTGACCACAAAGTAATCGGTCCAGGCCGCTAGCTTAATATTACTGTCACGTAATGAACCGCCATCCATAACCACTCGCGCCGAGGGGAGTTTCTTAATTAAATACTCACTGATTTCTGCTTCATGACCATCAATTAATAGCGTTACTGGCTCTTCGGATGCAATCAACCGTTCAGCCAGATCGTCAAGTTTGAGCTTCTGGTCATAGGTTAGCGAAGGTGGGGTCTGCATTTTACGGGTAATAATTGTCCGCGACCCCGTTAAGCGGTTCACCAACACCGATGCCAGCGGCGTGATCATTTCATCTGAGAAGACGACCTGGCTGGTATCGACGCCCGCTTCAGCAAACTCATCGATAATACGTTGGCCGTAAAGATCCTGATTCAGATGGCCGATGTAATAAACATCTTCGCCCCATAATCCCAGTAGCCACGCTGCGTTTGCTGCCGGACCGCCGCCACTTTCAATAAAGTCATGGCAGAAATTCTTGGTATTTTCCTGCGGCCATTCGTTCAAAAAGAAAAACTGATCAAAACATGAAAATCCAATGGACAAGATAGCCATAACAACTCCTGATTATTTTGTCAGCTGCGGGAAGAAATCCCTTCCCGCAGGGAAAAATGAAACTGCTTATTCATTTTTCTTATCCGCAGTGAGCTCCTCATAGCTGAGTGTGTCACCGACCACGCGAACCGAACGGAAGCAGAATGGCACCAGCAGTGCGACAATAAGCGCCAGACAAATCAGATAGATAGTGATCTGGCCGAACTGGGTGAAGGCGTTACCAATAATAATTCCCCACACCGCGAAGTCAAAGTCAGCAAAGGTGCTGTTTTCGAAGCCCAGGTTGCCCAATGCCGGAAGCAGCATGGCTGGCAAGAAAGCAAGGAATATGCCGCCGATGAATGAGGCGATGATGCAGCCGCGTTTTCCGCCAAGCTTGTCGGCGAATACCCCGGAAGTCCCGCCGCAGAAGAAGTGCGGTACCATGCCCGGAATAATCAGCGCCATCCCCAGTCCGCCCAGCATGAGCATACCGACCAGACCGCCAACAAATGAGCTGATAAAGCCTACGACGACTGCGGTAGGGCTAAAGGTGAAGAAGACCGCGCAGTCAACGGCTGGGATCGAGTCAGGAATCAACTTCTGGCTAATCCCCTGGAATGCCGGAACCAGATCGCCGAGGATCAGTCGCACGCCGTTGTAGACGATGGCGACGCCAACCGCAAACTGCAGACCGGTAAGGATAGAGAAGATCAACATGTTCTGATCCGTTATCGTACGTAGATATTCAGTACCGGCGACGGCGCTGCATACAAAGTAGATAATGAACATCACAATCCCGGTAGTGACCGTGGTATCGCGCAAAA from Citrobacter amalonaticus Y19 includes:
- a CDS encoding DUF3999 domain-containing protein translates to MKWMNAVLCSVLLGVAGTAFSSDDVKESPTDYATGVTLETLGASPWYRVSLPQAVYQGTAWPDLRDVRVFNHAGETVPFTLVAQKTQPVTPQTVTLRLFPLDMSPVPPREEGRRSGESFVLRSKTGIEIHLESDDVKSVGQSYLLMLPEEMKDSFSLEQLRLNWNTPTGNWQGKASVYVSRDLRYWRTLQEEAPLMELTRDNDRLKMDTIGASLTLSASGNRYLLVILDSQSPALTLNSVSAIAESREPESARIEIGAQEEKVSNDEAVWHWAQPQPLTSLRIDLDDEGVLPVELAWRSAEKAPWQPLTKTVLYRLNGKRSEDIRLSGQLVEAVRMTTINARLPERLPALSGARDSYQLVFNTQGKGPYMLAWGNRAAQKADIGLDLLIPASLRKTQDIDSLPGAIPQDDVALGGEARLTATSAAEQQSQWKTVLVWGALILGVAALALMAWRIWREVKKDSTQ
- a CDS encoding carbohydrate kinase family protein produces the protein MAILSIGFSCFDQFFFLNEWPQENTKNFCHDFIESGGGPAANAAWLLGLWGEDVYYIGHLNQDLYGQRIIDEFAEAGVDTSQVVFSDEMITPLASVLVNRLTGSRTIITRKMQTPPSLTYDQKLKLDDLAERLIASEEPVTLLIDGHEAEISEYLIKKLPSARVVMDGGSLRDSNIKLAAWTDYFVVSEHFARDYMGYHALSTEAEIKAALVELNKICRGEAFITLGEKGCALLKNGMLQIVPAWLCNAVDTTGAGDVFHGAFTYGVHYSWHIDNIILFASLTAAISIEKKGVRESMPDLAVVHNSLNSYERNLKQYYGE
- the fba gene encoding class II fructose-1,6-bisphosphate aldolase, giving the protein MLVSMKDMLQHALRDGYAVGQFNINNLEWVGAVLSTGQQLRSPVILGVSGGTVKHMLGLKCIHDIVVNAMDYLNIDIPVALHLDHGTTREACEAAIEAGFSSIMFDGSHLPFNENLAITRHLVELAHSKGISVEAELGTIAGSEDGIVNSEVIYADPQECYTLVKETQVDCLAAALGSTHGLYKGKAKLGFTEMKTISGLVQVPLVLHGGTGIADDDMRKAIACGTAKINVNTENMYAWCQEVKEIFAADTGHDVNDPRKVINQGLKPVREMIARRIELFGSQNRY
- a CDS encoding PTS ascorbate transporter subunit IIC — protein: MQAILSFLSEIFSQPAFLMGIIAFVGLVALRSPGNKLLTGTLKPILGYLMLSAGAGVIVANLNPLGGIIEAGFNIRGVIPNNEAIVSVAQKVLGVETMSILLLGFIFNLIIARCTKYKYIFLTGHHSFFLACLFSAVLQAAEFRGWMLVLIGGFLLGSWSAISPAIGQRYTKQVTEDGGIAMGHFGSLGYYISAWIATKTGNPANSFADTEISEKWGFLRDTTVTTGIVMFIIYFVCSAVAGTEYLRTITDQNMLIFSILTGLQFAVGVAIVYNGVRLILGDLVPAFQGISQKLIPDSIPAVDCAVFFTFSPTAVVVGFISSFVGGLVGMLMLGGLGMALIIPGMVPHFFCGGTSGVFADKLGGKRGCIIASFIGGIFLAFLPAMLLPALGNLGFENSTFADFDFAVWGIIIGNAFTQFGQITIYLICLALIVALLVPFCFRSVRVVGDTLSYEELTADKKNE